ATTTTCCTGATTTCCCCTCATTAATTCCTTCTTTGTCATATTGatctcttcttttttattttgatgaACATTACTCTATTGTTGTTTATTGTAAAACTTATGGGCTGCagatatttattttttcttccttgTATTTAGCCAATTTGTAATCATATATATAAATTGTATTTCTAAAGGATGTCTTACATGGGATGCTATGATGAAAACACATATTTATCAGGAGAAGATCTTAATATGGAGTCTTCATGGGCCTTGATTATCTCTAACAACTAAGGTGACCTTGTTTTAGAATGAACTGTAAAGTGATTATAGATGCTAGTCTAAGCCCACACCTCAATAACTTGTGTTCTGGTCCATATGAATCAGTCTAGAAGGGTTTTTGGACGCACACTAAGAAGTAATATTCTGACTTAATTAATTCGAATACTCAAAACTTAGATTGTGAAACAATTATTTTTTACTTTCAACTTTTAAAACCTACTTTTGTATTTAGTTTCCAAGGTAGTTAAACTGAGTGTAGTGGTGGTTCTACCGATGGATTCAACTTCAAAAAAAGATGGTGTATTCATCTGCTTCAAGTTCTGGTTCAAGGGAAAGCTTGAATCAATGCTTGAACCACGGAATAAGCACAAAGTGATTTAACACTTGagattttcatatttttttcgtTAAACCACTTAacgcaaaataataataattggtcATTAACTTTCAGCGCTTAGAGATCAATGACTGGGATTCGTTTCACATACAAATTGAATTTCTTCAAACCACTAGAGATAGCCTAATAAGAAGACTTAAATCGGTAAGTTGAACTGGAACACAAATAGACCCATCCGAAGCACACGTCTCAACAACTCGTGTTCAAGAAAGCCAGTatgacaagttttttttttttttttcatatcaaCCCTCTGATAGTGTAACTTGAAATATAAAAACTTGTTCTGACAGAAGAAAagcaattgttagagcacttctcagttaaacccacaagttttgctatctcaagattgttgtcaatattagttgatcaaaactatatcttgaattTTAATATACTAAATCAAGTCTCGGAGTAGGTACAAAAGTCGGTAGTTgaatatcagacatcaccctagAAGACTTAAGATCAACGTATATATTTGGAAAACTTTATCaaaaaggtatgcgaagactgaaccattctatttactcacttGCATCACCATTCTATCTATCAGAGACTATGTTGTGTggcttctagtagatttattgcaaagaagaaatttcgagtcaagcttatcTTGTTAAGTAtattgaaatatgattcaagcattggatgttcaaaggtatttaacaatattagttcgaaacaatttaatGTTCAGGAATTAATTTTGCGGATCAATTAAAAATTACCAAAGCAATGATTTTATCATCTGGGAATATTTCAAATatcaaaagagagaaattcagGACTTCTGATATTTCGgctcagggtaggttggaaaACCATCTCcaaaccatagatatatgagtttcttAAATATAAGTAAGGTTggagaaccagttcgcaaaccgcaagttcagaaCTGGATAGTTCACGAACCGTGTTGATCTGAATTTTCAATATTGGTGAAAAGGCTAATAATTGGTGAACCCAGTTTACGAACTATGTCCATCTGAGTTCTCGAGCCGAGTGGGGTTAGAAAAACCAGTTCACGAACTGTTACACCCTGACCCGTGAACCCAGTAAAaactttagcagatgctcaaagacttattttttaaatacttTAGCATttctatgactctcataaacgcCTATAAGACATCATTAATCACTAAAACACTTGTTTATGTGGATCATggttaaattcttaagtgtttaaatgaacatcatatTGCTTATAGTTCATAACGCTTATCTGCCAAAgaacgtgttagagcattgctcggttgaacccaccaaacattggtatgtcaaggttggttgtcatattttaatatcaagCTCATAAGTcgtttgattagattactagaatcaacttcaTTAGGTTAGACCAGGAAATCTAGAAATATTGAAAGAAACAAGTATTACTACGAAGACCTGAAAATTTCGAAGACGTGTCGACATCAACGATgacatcattcttccacttgaagttagtaatacatgacttgacttgttttcatttctATATCGTAAGCTTTCAAGTGGTTTCTGATTGAaagcataacatgcgaagttatatacatgaaactatagtataagagacttgatcatcatattgtgatcaaagtgtcaaggaacaagATATCAATAGTAATGAGTGCTTTACATTGGCATATTAAATTAcaaagtataatgtttatcttttaaacttcgtaattgcgacatcaacataatctttgtaagtcgttactagattgtgtagtgaacataggtttgatAAATCtataaaactatgtttaattacatgagttgaaggaagtagaCGTACAGACTTGTTTCATAGtcgaaaggaaatcaagaggattgATGATCCGTTTTCATTGAATATCTTAAGGTTGGActgatcctaacctatatagggaatcaaggtataaccgatcctagattatgttgagaatcaaggtagaaTCAATCCCTACATATATTAGAAGTCAAGGTTGAAACGATCCTAACTTGTTTTacgagtcatggtagaaccagtACCAATTGGCAAAATTTATTTCTTAAATCacatacactttagggtttgtgtgatctGGAAATTAGGTTTGAAAACTAGGAAAGTCCAAGATGAGATCTtatttctaaattgttcaaagatattccttgatactcaaggtgagatcccaaaacgAAATAGTAGataatctttttgagatttttgaagttatatgttttgttttacgttagagaattgctcggtcgaactcacaagtgttgctatctcaagcttcttgtcaaatttaattgtcaaaactatatcttgatttgtagtctacatttagtcagatctcagattaggataaaagtgtgtagttgagaatcagaAATCATTGCGCTctatcgtttgaaggcgaagatcaacatgagctttggagaacttcaacatcaaaaggtaagtgaagactgaaccacctatttctcaagttatcacctttctatctatgatacATTTTCGCATGAATAAATTAGACAGTAAATgcataacaaaaatttcaagtcaagtttatcttgaatattgtTCTCGAAAAATGATTATTtatgcttaagaacatttgttcatacttgatgaatttggttaagaacaattcatTGTTCATGacttaaattatgattcaagatttaatcatttgaaaatagcctggaacagtgatatgtgtcattgatgttatttgggaatgttagaattgattattagagagatatggAACTCCTgttaatctggatacatgacagtatgcataccagttcacatactgcgAGAACTGTTATAATTctggagccgcagtacatgtacccagtacacatacCGGCGTATCTATAGTTCGGCATTGACTTTGTGATACGCATaaccggtatccataccacaaaaagtttgtgactcgtgaaccaggaatggtacgcatacccagtatgcaaatcagaaaagatctgttggttttaAAACCTAAAGAAACTTTGACCTTGAAAGTCTATGAAAGGAGAACCTCTAATAACTTGGATCTTTGAATCACTTACACTATTCTTGTATGtcatagttgtaaactagagtcgtcccctCATTCAAACcattctagggtttagcgactaaaaatacttcacatagggattcatgaagccaagtccaactacatttatcttgatagttcgtgtatcatgatcttATTTGGATTGGTGATTTTGCTCCGACaaaacaagatagataaaaatcacaaagtatcttcatctcagactttgtgattccataagtttcgacttgtgaggtgaataataatttcaattgcgcggagtccttctCGGATTCAAGAGGCGCAAGGAGTGTGACTGTAAATTAATTGTTGTgatggtttaattcggtctcaactacattccagtccaaagttctgATGGTAGGcaagtgtatgtagcggcttaatccagtttggtgttcaaatctggactaggtcccgtgttttttttgcattcgcggtttcctcgttaacaaaattttggtgtctgtgttactttttcccccgcattatattatttatctctataattgaaatatcacaaattgtatgttaatcaatcaaagtagatatacaTACttatttgttggatacgacttgattgattcttggatattgatctttggaatcgtccaagtactctcacacataatCAGGTTCATGAACTTGCTTCTGTTAACTTTCTAATTGTgatagaaagagatataagctcttcatataatttcttgattgagattcattaagttgaactctcataattgaattcgagtttagtccatacagattgccttagaaaaagttggtggtgtattttggtaccccgacGTTTTCATTTTACCAGCAagcaaaacatatatatatatataaaaatatattatttAAGTCATAtataatattgagttgtccaagAGATTTAGGTTATACAATTGGATATTGGTTAGAATTGGAAAAAAAACCGActttaggtgctttattgcatatcttaagaatatttccgggatggaaattccttggtgtcgaaactaccttggtctataaataatgaagtatgttcttcttacaaacttatcctgaggcaGCCAATTCCTTTCATAGTCACTACAgcagccgactaatagtattctcgtaatactatATTGGAGAGGAGAATATCCTAAttacgcgaaatctcttacgtctgcTAGTTtcaagacttctttgggatcaagaagcgtctattagtaccattggtaggaaactagaattgtattgttattttagttttcaattattgatttgatcgaCTTATGGCTTGTTAACTCTTGAGtgtacctagtttgattattcttcagagccttctcttctgacataaggtcactcaaactagatcaagacaTTAACGGTAGTACGAACCTGTCTTTAGATATGAAGTTGACTTGTGATCAACCATTGTTAACTGACTTTGTTAtatgcgtgatcgatcataagtcggaatcaagttttttattgtgcaggtacgtaagactattgaagatttgaagataagaaggttttcttattggtttcgtatctttgtgatttgcttcgGGCACAAACTCGATCGTctgggatccgactagatctagtttatcttttgttaGCCTTGTTATTACTAGTCGTATTTAGGTCggcaagctatcatttggtggtactcttcaacATCCGAATCTGGTAGTTTAGTTTGACtcgatctggttaacttgttatTTTAGATCATGAAAGATTTAAACCCGGCAaaggagtttaattgattttaaacagAAAAGCCTTTATCACGCTCAACATATACTTACCTCCGTCCTAAATTAGTTGAGCTAGTAGTATAATTTAGAAATAATTCATCTTCCAAACTATACCACAgatattcgtaaattttatatcattgaaaataattttaaaagacctacataacgaatataaacatgactatcaaatgatATAAAGTCAACTATTGGgacaaaatttgaaaatgacTAGCTCAACTAATTTGAGACAGAGGACGTATATCTCTGATTAATTTCCTGAGAtaggagagtggttaccaaacatattagtcctttactatttggaagacgatcaaaaggtttgagtgcttaaagtcttcagagaggctgaagcaacttaagatagtggactataTCTTAGGTTTCACGTgcgttggccagattggttgtaggcgcagagATACTTAGAAATCTAAGTAACTAGggatagtttacttggtctcaataatacgaagttggtagtgtgtttgtataacaacttaattatgagagtattcaatactggactaggtctcgagctttttttctgcatttgcgatttcctagttaacaaaatcttattgtgtgcttttactttactttccgtaTTATAAATTGTTTAAGTTATGTAcgttaatcccaaacacttgggttgatccctatagtttaagGTTCGGTTTTGAATTAGAAACTATATACCAAATATATACcttgtggttgctatcttcttgacagtgTCTGTCTATaatagatcacgcaaggtatcaTCAGACTTATAGATTGATTGAAAAAATTGTGGTGTACTAGGTACCCTCCTCATTTCAGAAGGACGATTATACATTGTTCCTTAATATGTAATTTCAAGGCGGACCATAGTGCGTATTGCTATGTGTAATTTCAAGGTGGACTTTTGACACGCCTACGTGAGTTCATACAACCCTTGGATTGTATGACTGGGAATATAAAAACTCGTTCTAAAAGAAGAAAAGTAACGAAAATGTGTTAAACAGCATCCCTCCATCTCTCTCCATTTCTTCCGAGTTCCAAATCTTCCCATGCTCCCAAGTCCCATCTCATCTCTCTCCCTAATCCGGAAGTTCGTATCCGTTCATCTCTCTCTTTCACTTTCTCTGAAGAAACAACATAAATAATTACTTCGAAagtccttttttgtatttcatgcGATTTTAGAAACCCTAGggtttgagtaatgggaagaagtagATTTCGAACTGAAGATTGAACTCAATTTCAACttcgattttagtttttaatctgGATATTGTTATTGTTATTCGATTTGAGTAGATTAGATTTGAGATTGGTATTGTTTAAATTCGATCTGAGAAGATTATTATGGATTCATCGTCATCAACAACATCAGCTGCTACTGTTATTGCTTCTGCTGCTGCCGCTACTTCTGGAGATGAAGATGGACTTATTACTGTTAGGTCTGGACTTGCAAAAGATGCTGTTCTGTTGTTTCAGTCGAGAAGATATTCAGATTGTTTGGAGGTTTTGAATCAACTAAACAAGAAAAAACAAGATGATCCTAAGGTTAGCTATTGTAGATTTGAACCGgatctttcccaattttatacgTTCTTGCTCATTTTTGTTTGTATGTTAGGTGCACTATTTGATggaaaagattctcaatttaattTGAAGTTTTGAGTTTTGGTTTGTCTGACCTAGTTTTGGTTGGTTTTTTATACTTAGGAAATTCAGTTTGACTATAAGAGAGAGGTAACTCTCACTCACATGTTATTTACTCTAACTCTCTAAGAATAGAAAGAAAACTTAGTTTCATATTTCTATACAGTCGGTGCAGGAtgaattgaaatgaaaatttaCACGAATGTTTAGCTGATATACTTCATAGGTGAAGTAGGCATGGTTAGTTTGAGTCTTAAGTAGGTTATTTGCTGTAACATTTGCGTTACAGGAGATTTGTGTTAGAGACTATGTCTCATTAGTTATCAATAGGAATTGGGCAGTGAACTTTTCGTAGTATTAAGGTGCCGTAATTCATAACTTACATGCCATACAGATATGTGAGCTGCACATTGGTGGTTCTATACTTTGTAGGCTCTTTTGTTACATAGTCAGGATTTTTAATGTAGGATGATTAAGTTACATTGTAGTGGACAGATTTCTATGATAAAAGTACCTACTATATTGTTCTGAGTTCTTATTGATGCTCGGGGGAATGAATTGTACTTGTTGATGTAGTAAGCAAGTACTATGCTTTGATTGAATCTATCAGTACTGTGTAGTGTTAGAAAAAACAAGATGATCTTAAGGTCAGTTATAGATTTAAAAGGGATCTTTCGAATTTTATACGTTCTTCTAAGTTCTTTTCATTTGGTAAGTGCATTATTTGATGGAAACAAATTAATCTTGATTCCCCATCTATTTGAAGTTTTGAGTTTTGCTTGTCTGACCTTGTTTCAATTGGTTATTTTTTAATACTTACAAAAGTCAGTTTGACTATAAGTTAGACAACTTTCATTCACATGTTACTACTCGAAGGaaaacctaattttatatttCTGCAAATCTTGCAAGAtgaattgaaatgaaaatttaCATGAATTTTCAGCTGATAAGTCATAGATGAAGTAGGTATGGTTAATTTGAGTCTTAAATAGGTTTTCTGCTGCCACATATCAGTTAATAGAGATATGTGTTAGAAACTATGTCTCAATATTTATCAATGAGAAATGTGGCAACAAATCTTTCTTATTACTAAGGTGCCATATTTTATAATTTACATCCCAAACAGATATGTGAGCTGACAGATTGGTGGTTAATAGTCAGGATTTTAATGTAGGATGATTCATTTATATTGCAGTGGATGGATATTTGTGATATAAAAGTACCCATGATATGTTCTTAGTTCTTGAATGTGCCTGTAAATAAGTGGTTTGGTAACTATTTATTTTTTCCAGTGAACAGAATGTGTCTAATTTCGAAAAGAGAGCTTCAtccatgtgagaattaaagccAAATAACAATATTACGCATAGACGATTTTAGCAAAGGATCTTATAGTGGCTATCATTTATATCATATTCCTTCCGTGAATGATTACTTACTCTGGTTCACTACATTATGGACGAGTTTAGGTCTTGTCCTTGTACAAGAGAGTACAGTTCTCATTGACACTCAGGCGGGTGAGTTGTACTGTTGATGTCGTAAGCAAGTACTATGCTTTAGTTGAATATGTCAATGTAGTGTTAGAATAGAACTATAGAAATTAATCCATCTACCGTGGATTTCAATAGGCTAATAGAAATTTAACCGAACAGGCCAATAACCAGAAAAGATGAGCATTTATTCTCTTATTTGTCTTGTTTGTTGTTTGTTACATTTGATGCGATATATCCCCTTGTTTGGAATTTGTTTTATGTCTTCAGCTCTTCTGTTGGTTTGGATATTGAGCCTTGTGTTTCTTTTCTTAGACATCCTTCTTGATTTGGATTGTTGATTAAATTGTAATGCTGCAGGTTCTTCACAATATTGCTGTTGCGGAGTACTTCAATGGTGGTTGCACTGATCCAAGAAAGCTGCTTGAAGTTCTCAATAATGTTAAGGTAGGCATTATTCTGGAATTCTTCTCTTGTTATCTTGTTGTTTTGTCTTTGATGTGGTCATCTCTATTTGTTTTCATGTATCATGGTTTGATGAGCAAACATCTTTTTTGATTATTTTGCCCTCACAGAATCTGTTATAAGGCATTTTGGCCAAAACTAGTTACCTCATGGAATAGTCTTGTTTCCATTTCGAGTACACATTCTTTTCTTCTGTTAttattttcttaaataggaaaacataATTTATTAATGAGTTAAGAAGATAGCAAATTGTTCAGGTCTTCTTGGATCAGGGACCGAATCCAATTAGGCCAATTAGCAACCCGTTCTAACTTTGAACTCTGAGTTTTAGCAAATTTAGCTAAAGAATCTGCTGCATTATGTCCATAAATGTCTTAGTTCGCATGCCAGTTTTACAAAGGACCAGACACTGGGGGTTGACACATGTCCTAGTATACATTTTGTAGTCATGAACATTTTCTTTGCTCGTCCATGAAAAGGTGAGTGTAAATTCTAGGGAACTTGGCTATTTGACACTTGCTGAATCAGTAGACCGCCACCTCTGATCTATTCCTTGTTCCATCTCAATGAAACTGGTTTCCAGATGTTTGGTTTGCTAGAATTAGAACCTTCAAGGggccttatcttcttctttgcctttcCCTCTTTTTCGTTTCTACTTGACTTTATCAGTTTCTATCATATACGTGCTGTTATCACTCTCCTTTAAAAGTAAGATAGAAGTCGGTATTTTCTTTGTCTCAAAACATGAAAGTATACAGCGTTGCAAGTCATCTTGAAGCAAATCTTTAACCTTATTTCAGTGCTTAAGTTGAGCTCTTTATTTTTTGGAGAAACAACTTAGATTGTGTTTATCAATAATACTAGTGGAGGTTTATTTTTGAGCTCATTATGAGCTCTTTATTTTTGAGCTCAAAATAAAAGCTACATCATTCTGGTTGCTGGCCGTGTACACATTATCATAATTTTTCCATTGAGGAATCCAGAGTTTATAATCTCCTCTCAGTTTGCATAATATTTATCCCTGGACacaaaactctctctctctctctctcgaaaataaatttttatttaCCCTATCTTTTCTTATATGATGATTCAGAAGAGAAGTGAGGAGCTTGCTCATGCAGCTGGAGAGCAGGTGGATGCGAGCAGTATTGGTAATAATAGTATTTCAGGACCTAAAAGTCATCAGTTTTCTGCTGCCACAACTGCTAGTGCATACACAGATGAATTTGACACTTCTGTTGCAAAATTGAACATTGTACGCCCTCCTGATCTCTTGGCAAACAGTTGGTTGAATTTTTGTACTAGATGTGTCTTTAGGCATACTCTGAGTAACTTATGTAATATATTTGATTTACTTACTAAAGATGGCTCGCGGCTTTACAGGCAGTTGTGTTATTCCATCTTCATGAGTACGCAAATGCACTGTCGATTTTGGAACCATTATATCACAATATTGAACCCCTTGACGAGGTATTATAATAATTACTAGTGATATTTACTTACGTGAATGTTATTACGCTGTATTGACCGAttgattcttttattatttttctttcaggCAACTGCTCTTCATATCTGTCTTCTGTTACTGGATATTGCATTAGCCTCCAATAATGCAACAAGAGCTGCTGTAAGTTACAGTGACATTCCTTGTGCGTTGAAACTTTATATTTTTAGCCTTTGTGCTTTTAATTAGATTCTCGGTGTATCATGTATTCTATTTGAAGGACTTATGAATAGTAATGCAGAAAGCACATCATACTTAGTTGTCAGATTGGGTAGTCTGCGGTTCCCAGTTATGGACACACATGTATATACATAAGGCATTGAAGATAATATGCATTTGAACAATACGAGAGAGGTTGAGTTAATGACAGAAAATTTACAGTTGCGAAGAGGGTTTATGGATGTAAAATTACGATTGTCATGGCCTTATCCATTTAGGATCAGTGTCAACAAGAGAGAGAAGTTTCTTTTAAGGATAATATGCATTTGATCAATACCAGAGAGGTTGAGTTAATGACAGAAAATTTACAGTTGCGAAGAGGGTTTATGGATGTAAAATTAGGATTGCCATGGCCTTATCCATTTAGGATCAGTGTCAACAAGAGAGAGACGTTTCTTTTAAAAAATATATCTTCAGCTTTAAGTGAATCGAAATGGCCAGGGTTCTCCCTGCCATTTAGTCTTTACTTGTGTAGATAGTTGAGATGGTAGGGGTGCATTTCCTTTAGGACGGAAATGCCGATAGAGAACGGTTACTTGAATTGGGAGCAGTGTGTGGTATTCATTTCTGATAGTATGGTGAAACAATGAAATTTCATGTGGTAAAATAGGACAGGAGGAAAGGTTTGTAAAATTGTGCCATCTGCTGTGGTATATAGACTCGTGGATgttacaactttttttttttgggatgaaACATGTTCTTTTTGTTACAGCTGACCGGTAATGTTTCATGTAACTTCTGATCATTATTGCAATCATATAATTTCTGTTATTTAAAATTGTGCCTTGTGCTTTCTTTTACTTCGTAACTGTGGTGCCTACCAACCTTAGCTATGCaagatgataatgatgatttTTCGATGTATTACGATGCGGTTAACAGATAAATGGGTTAATTATTAAATTGCATTGACACATAAGTGAAGTGACTGCATTGTTGATTTTGCCGATGCCTCTAGATTGGTTTCGTAAAAATGCTTGATTTTGCTTGTGGTTTATCCAAGCATAGTATTTTGTGAATAGTTTTGGACATATTTACTCTTAGATTCATCTGTATTCACGTTCTAGTCGTTGCTACCTTTGGAAGACTCGTGTTTATTCTCAAAGCTGAACACTTTAAATGCATTTTATTGCTTAAACATATCAGTAGTTGATTGCTTGCTGTAGCTCGAAATAATCTTTTTATCATTTAACAAAGATAAGTTGACGAGTAAATCAAACATCCTATGAGCCCTGTATTTTTTCCTCGGTTGGCGGAATGACTCCTTTGTTGTTGtatccactttttttttttttttttgcaaggctCTTCTCTTATGCTTCTGTTATTATTTGTTGTCTTTCAGCATGTTATTCAGTATCTAGAAAAAACATTTACTGATATCATCGGTCAAGGTGATAGTGGAAATGTTGCACATCATCAATCTGCTAACACACCAGCAAAAACCTCCTCCGCACCAAGTAATTCCCCTGCATTGGACACTTCAAATTCAGATCCCATAGTCAGTGCAAATATTTCAGAAGCTCCTCTAGGAAGATCCTTATCAGAGGAGTCAGATAGCTATGAAACTCTTCTTTCAACCCTAGACATAGGTGGGCAGAACTTAGCAAGGGCGCCTGGTTTCACCATCAATAATGAtttatcaagaacaacaacgGATCGCGCTGCTCCTGTGGTTGACCTAAAGCTGAAGCTACATTTATACAGGGTTCGACTGCTACTTCTCACAAGGAATTTGAAGGCATCAAAACGTGAAGTTAAATTAGCAGTTAACATTGCTCGTGGTAGCGATTCTTCCATGGCATTGTTATTGAAATCCCAGCTGGAGTATGCTCGAGGTAATCACCGAAAAGCTATAAAGCTCTTGATGGCATCAAACAGTAGGACAGAACCGTGGATGGAAAGTATGTTTCACAACAATCTCGGATGCATTCATCATCAGCTTAAGAAACACCACATGTCAACCTGTTATTTTTCGAGGGCACTGAAAAGTAACTCATCTCTTCGATCTGAGAAGCCTCAGAAGCTTTTAACTTTTTCACAGGATAGATCTCTTTCTGTCGTGTACAACTGCGGTTTGCAGTATTTGGCTTGCAGTAAGCCAGCAGCTGCAGCTCGTTGTTTCGAAAAGGCTAGCTTGATCTTTTACAACAAACCTCTTCTTTGGTTAAGAATTGCTGAATGCTGCTTATTAGCCTTGGAGAAGGGGCTTCTGAATTCCTCTGAAGTTAGAGTGCAGGTTATTGGTACAGGGAAATGGAGACAGCTACTGGTGGAAGATGGGACTTCAAGAAACAGGTTTTTGGAGTTGACAAAACTGAAAAATGGTTCATTAGGAAGTGCTGATAAAGTCGATCTCTCAATCTCCTTTGGTCGACAGTGCCTCCTCAATGCCCTACATCTGCTAGATGGTCTCGAATTGAAGTCCCAAAAAACAGGGTCTTCTGCTTTGAAAGAGGATGAGACGAATGAAGAAACACCCTTACATAGTTCAAACCACAAGAACTTAGCAGGTAGGGATTCAAAGGCATCTAATATTCCAGCATCTAATGCAAATGGAGATGTGAAAGATTCAAAAGGAGGAGGAAGTTGTAGTTCCATATTACAAAGCTCTATTTCTTTGTACGAAGATATTTGCAGAAGAGAGAACAACATGATCAAGCAAGCGGTCCTTGCGGACCTAGCCTATGTAGAGCTGAATCTTGAGAACCCGTTGAAGGCACTGATGGCTGCAAATT
This DNA window, taken from Papaver somniferum cultivar HN1 chromosome 3, ASM357369v1, whole genome shotgun sequence, encodes the following:
- the LOC113355854 gene encoding CCR4-NOT transcription complex subunit 10-like isoform X1 — protein: MDSSSSTTSAATVIASAAAATSGDEDGLITVRSGLAKDAVLLFQSRRYSDCLEVLNQLNKKKQDDPKVLHNIAVAEYFNGGCTDPRKLLEVLNNVKKRSEELAHAAGEQVDASSIGNNSISGPKSHQFSAATTASAYTDEFDTSVAKLNIAVVLFHLHEYANALSILEPLYHNIEPLDEATALHICLLLLDIALASNNATRAAHVIQYLEKTFTDIIGQGDSGNVAHHQSANTPAKTSSAPSNSPALDTSNSDPIVSANISEAPLGRSLSEESDSYETLLSTLDIGGQNLARAPGFTINNDLSRTTTDRAAPVVDLKLKLHLYRVRLLLLTRNLKASKREVKLAVNIARGSDSSMALLLKSQLEYARGNHRKAIKLLMASNSRTEPWMESMFHNNLGCIHHQLKKHHMSTCYFSRALKSNSSLRSEKPQKLLTFSQDRSLSVVYNCGLQYLACSKPAAAARCFEKASLIFYNKPLLWLRIAECCLLALEKGLLNSSEVRVQVIGTGKWRQLLVEDGTSRNRFLELTKLKNGSLGSADKVDLSISFGRQCLLNALHLLDGLELKSQKTGSSALKEDETNEETPLHSSNHKNLAGRDSKASNIPASNANGDVKDSKGGGSCSSILQSSISLYEDICRRENNMIKQAVLADLAYVELNLENPLKALMAANSLLRLPDCSRIYIFLGHVYAAEALCHLNRPKEASEHLVAYVDGSQNSELPYSEEDREKLGVGKGGDIEEINGGSVPPKIVPKEEYQGTLFLKPEEARGSLYVNLAAISAVQGDLEQAHRFAREALSMIPRNSQAILTSVYVDLLLGKTEDAVSKLNQFDGVRFLSTAVRSGS
- the LOC113355854 gene encoding CCR4-NOT transcription complex subunit 10-like isoform X2, which gives rise to MDSSSSTTSAATVIASAAAATSGDEDGLITVRSGLAKDAVLLFQSRRYSDCLEVLNQLNKKKQDDPKVLHNIAVAEYFNGGCTDPRKLLEVLNNVKRSEELAHAAGEQVDASSIGNNSISGPKSHQFSAATTASAYTDEFDTSVAKLNIAVVLFHLHEYANALSILEPLYHNIEPLDEATALHICLLLLDIALASNNATRAAHVIQYLEKTFTDIIGQGDSGNVAHHQSANTPAKTSSAPSNSPALDTSNSDPIVSANISEAPLGRSLSEESDSYETLLSTLDIGGQNLARAPGFTINNDLSRTTTDRAAPVVDLKLKLHLYRVRLLLLTRNLKASKREVKLAVNIARGSDSSMALLLKSQLEYARGNHRKAIKLLMASNSRTEPWMESMFHNNLGCIHHQLKKHHMSTCYFSRALKSNSSLRSEKPQKLLTFSQDRSLSVVYNCGLQYLACSKPAAAARCFEKASLIFYNKPLLWLRIAECCLLALEKGLLNSSEVRVQVIGTGKWRQLLVEDGTSRNRFLELTKLKNGSLGSADKVDLSISFGRQCLLNALHLLDGLELKSQKTGSSALKEDETNEETPLHSSNHKNLAGRDSKASNIPASNANGDVKDSKGGGSCSSILQSSISLYEDICRRENNMIKQAVLADLAYVELNLENPLKALMAANSLLRLPDCSRIYIFLGHVYAAEALCHLNRPKEASEHLVAYVDGSQNSELPYSEEDREKLGVGKGGDIEEINGGSVPPKIVPKEEYQGTLFLKPEEARGSLYVNLAAISAVQGDLEQAHRFAREALSMIPRNSQAILTSVYVDLLLGKTEDAVSKLNQFDGVRFLSTAVRSGS